From a region of the Thermoanaerobaculia bacterium genome:
- a CDS encoding ABC transporter ATP-binding protein: protein MPDALFFPMIDPTPLLRIDGLTLHASHALLEEVDLTLQPGEVLALVGESGSGKSMTAHAVMGLLPPGIRVTAGSIELKGEDVTRVDEARWRQIRGRTVSMVFQESMSALNPVLSIGTQLAEIFRQREDLGKREALSRSRDALAGVRIHDAEGTLRLFPHELSGGMRQRVMIAMALAAHPDLLIADEPTTALDVTVQTEILHLLMDAKKSLGFALLFITHDLSLVAHIADRVAVLYAGMVMEEGATEQVIHHPAHPYTRALLRSRPSSATRGRPLPTIPGNVPSPSERPPGCPFGPRCEESEPRCSEHLPLLVSLQDGACRCIHAENQSG, encoded by the coding sequence GTGCCGGACGCTCTTTTCTTTCCCATGATCGACCCGACCCCCCTTCTCCGTATCGACGGCCTCACCCTTCATGCTTCCCATGCACTTCTGGAAGAAGTCGATCTGACTCTTCAGCCGGGAGAGGTTCTGGCCCTTGTCGGAGAATCCGGGAGCGGAAAGAGCATGACAGCCCATGCCGTCATGGGCCTTCTGCCACCCGGAATTCGAGTTACGGCCGGATCGATCGAGCTGAAAGGGGAGGATGTAACCCGTGTGGATGAGGCGCGCTGGCGTCAGATCCGGGGCCGCACCGTCTCCATGGTTTTTCAGGAATCGATGAGCGCCCTCAACCCCGTCCTTTCCATCGGCACCCAGCTGGCTGAAATTTTTCGCCAGAGAGAAGACCTGGGAAAGAGAGAGGCCCTGTCCCGCTCCCGGGATGCACTGGCCGGGGTCCGGATCCACGATGCTGAGGGCACGCTTCGGCTCTTTCCTCACGAACTCTCCGGCGGAATGCGTCAGCGGGTCATGATCGCGATGGCCCTGGCAGCGCATCCCGATCTCTTGATCGCCGACGAGCCGACCACAGCCCTGGATGTCACCGTGCAGACGGAGATCCTCCACCTCCTTATGGATGCAAAGAAAAGCCTCGGCTTTGCCCTTCTCTTTATCACCCATGATCTTTCCCTTGTCGCCCACATCGCCGACCGGGTCGCCGTTCTCTATGCCGGAATGGTGATGGAGGAGGGTGCCACGGAGCAGGTGATCCATCACCCCGCCCACCCCTATACGCGGGCCCTTCTCCGTTCCCGTCCATCATCTGCAACAAGGGGCAGGCCCCTTCCCACCATTCCCGGTAATGTACCCTCTCCGTCCGAAAGGCCACCCGGCTGTCCCTTCGGTCCCCGATGCGAAGAATCCGAACCGCGATGCTCGGAACACCTTCCTTTGCTGGTATCGCTTCAGGACGGCGCCTGCCGCTGTATCCATGCGGAGAACCAAAGTGGCTGA
- a CDS encoding S8 family serine peptidase, which translates to MNTLLLFAVVSVFVQPCADRDMYVEKYGGQPYGKCMILYQDNELPLSLKQTFSTTWVKPKTTHSWFEGEYMQMDQVQNILGMLGQGMNVEIMDGGTADLSNQELSGHAQNLDATGSDPHATSTTGIVVAQGATNAQYKGMAPGAYAYVRDYNGDIFSEKEMDFPAYNIAADNNSWGYVLGWTWGSKNKPQFYCYNSSEYVADGFGDYDNYAKEMDNLILPIGSEPLKTVVVFSSGNDRGEIYSPAIYGGHNHCYCPDSTSRCDSALHTDEHDPDPDYGSVGNLSCSKNALVVGAMYKDTMTNKYRLVSFSSSGPCNNGVMKPDFVAPGKDISTIGYAGYVDGTSFAAPYITGISAVVSQKWQEIWGELADVSIVRGFLAQTAEDLENPGPDYHFGYGLPQVRDAIELMDLTDHYTQGRVDSDMTQSYTITKNDSDPLRCTLSWLDYGGFYLSSDLDLSIVSGSTTYYPYLLDPNNPSFPATTGTDHQNVSEQVDVCATPPCSSTPPGTYTVNVFANWPIFTDGGHPYLLICSHSIGGGGEACNGAGEPNNSLSQAYYILYSGAYQTDLCPDGDVDYYTFDHFADGPMTLTLTGGTLDVTLTTLNGNPVDSGTSISQPNLARGSYVIKVASPTGTKVNYSMSLLKQDYAHRRPVS; encoded by the coding sequence CCACCACATGGGTCAAACCCAAGACAACCCACTCCTGGTTTGAAGGGGAATACATGCAGATGGACCAGGTCCAGAATATCCTGGGCATGCTGGGCCAGGGCATGAACGTGGAAATCATGGACGGCGGGACCGCCGACCTCTCCAACCAGGAACTTTCCGGACACGCGCAGAACCTGGACGCGACAGGGTCCGACCCGCACGCCACTTCCACGACAGGAATTGTCGTCGCCCAGGGGGCCACCAATGCCCAGTACAAGGGAATGGCGCCGGGAGCCTACGCCTACGTCCGGGATTACAACGGAGACATCTTTTCCGAAAAGGAAATGGACTTCCCGGCCTACAATATCGCCGCCGACAACAACTCCTGGGGATATGTCCTTGGCTGGACCTGGGGATCGAAGAATAAACCCCAGTTCTATTGCTACAACTCTTCGGAGTATGTCGCGGACGGATTCGGGGACTATGACAACTACGCTAAGGAGATGGACAACCTGATTCTCCCGATTGGATCGGAGCCGTTAAAGACCGTCGTTGTCTTTTCTTCCGGGAACGATCGCGGAGAGATCTATTCTCCCGCGATTTATGGAGGCCATAACCACTGTTACTGCCCTGATTCTACAAGCCGCTGCGACTCCGCCCTCCATACCGATGAACACGATCCTGACCCCGATTACGGTTCGGTGGGCAACCTCTCCTGCTCCAAGAATGCCCTCGTGGTCGGCGCCATGTACAAAGACACCATGACAAATAAATACAGGCTTGTAAGTTTTTCATCCTCCGGTCCCTGCAACAACGGCGTAATGAAACCCGATTTCGTAGCGCCAGGAAAGGATATTTCCACCATCGGCTATGCCGGGTATGTCGACGGCACCTCCTTTGCGGCTCCTTACATCACCGGCATTTCCGCCGTCGTTTCGCAGAAGTGGCAGGAAATCTGGGGGGAGCTGGCCGATGTATCGATCGTCCGGGGCTTCCTGGCCCAGACGGCAGAGGATCTTGAAAACCCGGGACCTGACTACCATTTTGGCTACGGCCTTCCCCAGGTACGGGACGCCATCGAACTGATGGATCTCACCGATCACTACACTCAGGGCAGGGTCGATAGCGACATGACCCAGAGTTACACGATTACCAAAAATGATTCCGACCCTCTCCGGTGTACCCTCTCCTGGCTCGATTACGGCGGTTTCTATCTCTCCTCCGACCTGGACCTCTCCATTGTTTCGGGATCGACAACCTACTATCCCTACCTTCTTGATCCCAATAATCCATCCTTTCCCGCCACGACGGGGACGGACCATCAGAACGTTTCCGAACAGGTCGATGTCTGTGCCACCCCTCCCTGTTCCTCCACTCCGCCCGGGACTTACACCGTCAACGTCTTTGCCAACTGGCCGATCTTTACCGACGGAGGCCATCCCTATCTCCTGATCTGCAGCCATTCCATCGGGGGCGGCGGAGAAGCCTGTAATGGAGCCGGGGAACCCAACAATTCCTTATCCCAGGCCTATTACATCCTATACAGCGGTGCTTACCAGACCGATCTCTGTCCCGACGGGGATGTGGACTACTACACCTTCGACCACTTTGCCGACGGGCCGATGACCCTGACCCTGACCGGCGGGACCCTCGACGTCACGCTCACGACGCTGAACGGTAACCCGGTGGACTCGGGGACCTCCATCAGTCAGCCCAACCTTGCCCGGGGTTCCTACGTGATCAAGGTTGCATCTCCGACCGGAACCAAGGTAAACTATTCGATGTCGCTTTTGAAACAGGACTACGCCCACCGGCGCCCTGTATCTTGA
- a CDS encoding ABC transporter ATP-binding protein — translation MADAILSGHNLYVSRGGRSILQDVSFSLVQGKTLGFVGESGSGKTTLALTSVGLLSSEQGEVRYKGRSLSRLKGQDLKDFRRTVQYVFQDPFASLDPLQTVRSILQEPLFIHRVDRKEAAGRIRQTLEEVGLGEWILDRLPHQISGGQRQRVALARALVLDPDILVLDEPVAALDVSIQAQVLNLLQDLIQRRSLSLLFIAHDLHLVHLFCDRALVMYRGLVVEEGHVTDLFARPNHPYTRLLLQSVLSGIPGEPLPEISPVDSEEILPDSGCPFAPRCNRRIDICKQRVPPAENRDGVAFRCFRPENEPKRS, via the coding sequence GTGGCTGACGCGATCCTTTCCGGTCACAATCTTTACGTCTCCCGAGGGGGCCGATCCATCCTCCAGGATGTCTCTTTCTCGCTTGTACAGGGAAAGACGCTGGGCTTTGTGGGTGAATCGGGAAGCGGGAAGACGACTCTGGCCCTGACCTCGGTCGGTCTCCTCTCCTCCGAACAGGGAGAGGTACGGTACAAAGGCCGAAGCCTGTCCCGTCTGAAGGGACAGGATCTTAAGGATTTTCGACGCACGGTCCAGTATGTCTTTCAGGATCCCTTTGCCTCCCTCGATCCCCTGCAGACCGTACGTTCCATCCTTCAGGAACCCCTGTTCATCCACAGGGTTGACCGGAAGGAGGCAGCCGGGAGGATCCGGCAAACGCTGGAGGAAGTGGGGCTGGGCGAGTGGATTCTGGACCGGCTTCCCCACCAGATCTCAGGAGGACAGCGTCAGAGAGTCGCCCTGGCAAGAGCCCTGGTTCTGGATCCCGACATCCTGGTTCTGGATGAACCGGTGGCCGCACTCGATGTCAGCATTCAGGCACAGGTTCTCAATCTTCTCCAGGATCTCATTCAGCGGCGATCGCTTTCCCTTCTCTTCATTGCTCACGATCTTCACCTTGTCCATCTCTTTTGTGACAGAGCCCTGGTCATGTACAGAGGACTGGTGGTGGAAGAGGGTCACGTGACGGATCTCTTTGCCCGACCGAATCACCCCTATACGCGCCTGCTTCTTCAATCTGTTCTGAGCGGTATTCCCGGTGAGCCCCTTCCTGAAATCTCTCCGGTGGACTCTGAAGAGATTCTCCCGGATTCGGGATGCCCCTTTGCTCCTCGATGTAACCGGAGAATCGATATCTGTAAGCAACGCGTTCCGCCTGCTGAGAACCGGGACGGGGTTGCATTTCGCTGTTTTCGTCCGGAAAATGAACCTAAACGGTCCTGA
- a CDS encoding TolC family protein yields MFRTIGIAILTLSTALFAQEMSLQDCLNRALKNNLDIQIQALDTQMSGENVRSSMGIFDPVLSARYSEDSNTSPSVWELQGAQVFKSEGKDGSFSISQLIPSGGSVSLSYQANRSENNSTFYTVNPSFTGSLSLGFSQSLLQGFGTDVTRYRITLNEQAHSTSREQLRYQIMSTILAVEKAYWDLHYALADLEVKKVDLELARELLEDTQKRIDLGTQAPIDIYQAQVGVATREEQIILAQNTVAAAQDHLKNLLNVTDPKEWDQEIIPIEEVETSDLEFDLNESYEEALTLRPDVRIKHLDFEAKKNDYLVARNNLLPSLDLNVNYWYAGSGGDTIIRDPNSGEVLEIIPGGLSDANEQVLDRDYGNWTAALTFSMPIGNRDARAKRTIAELTLDRADKEMEQLRQAVFLEIRNALRNLATARQSMEAARVSRVLAEKNLDAERKKYDNGMTTSFQVLEVEADLSDAKTREIMARINVRKAIADFHFSVGNLADYENLDIVESNAPQYGQPQKRIPVFSYGWWIRNDSRLSAP; encoded by the coding sequence ATGTTTCGAACGATCGGTATTGCTATTCTGACTCTGTCCACCGCCCTGTTTGCCCAGGAGATGTCCCTGCAGGACTGCCTGAACCGGGCTCTGAAAAATAATCTGGATATCCAGATCCAGGCCCTTGACACACAGATGAGCGGGGAAAATGTTCGCTCTTCGATGGGGATCTTTGACCCGGTCCTATCCGCTCGATACTCCGAAGACTCCAATACCAGTCCCTCGGTCTGGGAACTTCAGGGTGCCCAGGTCTTTAAATCGGAAGGGAAGGATGGAAGTTTTTCGATCAGCCAGCTTATCCCTTCGGGAGGTTCCGTTTCCCTGTCCTATCAGGCAAACCGGTCGGAAAACAACTCCACCTTCTATACCGTCAATCCCTCCTTTACAGGCTCCCTTTCACTGGGATTCAGCCAGTCCCTTCTTCAGGGGTTCGGAACCGATGTCACCCGGTACCGGATCACCCTGAATGAACAGGCCCACTCGACATCCCGGGAGCAGCTCCGCTATCAGATCATGTCCACAATTCTCGCCGTGGAAAAGGCCTACTGGGACCTTCACTATGCCCTGGCGGACCTGGAGGTGAAGAAGGTCGATCTCGAACTGGCCCGGGAGCTTCTGGAAGACACCCAGAAGCGCATCGATCTGGGAACCCAGGCTCCCATCGACATCTACCAGGCCCAGGTGGGGGTGGCCACCCGGGAAGAGCAGATCATTCTGGCTCAAAATACCGTAGCCGCCGCTCAGGATCACCTGAAAAATCTTCTGAACGTTACCGATCCCAAAGAGTGGGACCAGGAAATCATTCCCATCGAGGAGGTTGAAACCAGCGATCTCGAGTTTGACCTCAACGAAAGCTATGAAGAGGCCCTTACGCTCCGCCCCGATGTCCGGATCAAGCATCTGGACTTTGAAGCGAAAAAGAACGACTATCTCGTGGCAAGGAACAACCTCCTTCCCAGCCTGGACCTCAACGTGAATTACTGGTACGCAGGCTCCGGTGGAGACACAATCATCAGGGATCCAAACTCGGGAGAGGTTCTCGAAATCATTCCGGGAGGTCTTTCCGACGCCAACGAACAGGTTCTGGACCGCGACTATGGAAACTGGACCGCAGCATTGACCTTCTCCATGCCGATCGGGAACCGGGACGCCCGTGCAAAACGAACGATTGCCGAACTCACACTGGACCGTGCCGATAAAGAAATGGAGCAGCTTCGCCAGGCGGTATTTCTGGAAATCCGAAACGCTCTCAGAAACCTGGCGACCGCCAGACAATCGATGGAAGCCGCCCGGGTCAGTCGAGTCCTGGCGGAAAAAAACCTGGATGCCGAGAGAAAAAAGTACGACAACGGAATGACAACGTCTTTCCAGGTTCTTGAGGTCGAAGCCGATCTTTCCGATGCCAAAACCCGGGAAATCATGGCGCGGATCAATGTGCGCAAGGCGATTGCCGACTTCCACTTTTCCGTGGGGAACCTGGCCGACTACGAAAACCTGGACATCGTGGAAAGTAATGCCCCGCAATACGGTCAGCCTCAGAAACGGATCCCGGTCTTCTCTTACGGGTGGTGGATCCGTAACGACAGCAGACTTTCAGCTCCCTGA